The Flavobacterium psychrotrophum region AAGGCCTCCGCCTTCCCTCCCAAGTATATTCAGGCCGGCCTTGATTGCCCTTGGCAGTCCTTTAGCTACAATGAACTGCAGCAACTCAACCTGCTGGTAGAACAGTTTTCGTGCGTTATCCATATTATTATCCTGAACGGCATCATACAGGGCAAGGTTAAGGCCGGGAATCAGGTTAGGTGCAGCTGTACACCATCCGGTGGCGCCCGCTGCAAGGGCAGCAAGAGCCAAAGGGTTGGAGCCATTGTAAAAAGCCACATCCTCTCCTATTTCCCTACGCAGGGTATGCATACGCTGTATGTCTCCCGTGCTCTCCTTGATCATTGTTACATTCGGAATTTCCAAGAGCCGCTTTAGTAATGCGGGAGACATATCAATACCGCCCGTGGCAGGGTTATTATAAGCCATAATTGGTATTCCTACAGTAGAGGCCACACGGTCATAATGTTTTACAATTTCATCATCGGTAAGCTTCCAATAGCTCATTGGCAGTATCATTATCGCATCTGCGCCTGCTTTTTCTGCAAAACGGGCGTGGTAAATGGTTTTCTCTGTGGTAAGATTAGAAACCCCTATAAGAGTGGGAATACGCCCGGCAACCTGCCCTATAGCCGCTTCGGTTACCGCCTCTTTTTCCGCGTCTGATAAATAGGGTAAGACTCCGGTACTGCCTAAGGGTGCAATGCCGTGGCTTCCTGACGTAACCAGTGCCTCTACCTGTTCTTTAAACAACTTAATATTTACTTTCTCATTTTCATCGAAAGGCGTAATGGGATAAGCGATGACGCCTTTTAAGGGTACTTTTTTCATGATTATAATTATTATTAGGCTTTAGGCTCGTTTGCCTGTTAATTAAGAATCCCTTCCCTCTTCCTCCCGCAGTGCAACGCCAAGGTTTTGAAGTTGTGGCGCGTTTTCACAGGCAAGGTATTTTGCATTTTCACTGTCACTAAGGTTTTGGTGCCTGTGCCATGCCCATGACGGGATGTATACAGCATCACCTGCTTGCCATTCTATTCGCTCATCTTCAATTTCCGTCCAGCCCTTTCCTTCAATCACATACAGTACTGTCTCATAAGTGTGTCGGTGTCGATTAGTCATTTGCCCAGGTAATAAACCACCAATGGTCATACTGACGTTTTTGCTTGGGAGGTCTACGAAAAATACAGGATGTTTCCTTTCGGTAGAGAATTGATTGTGTACACCTGCATTTTCCACATTTTTATGTATCATATGTGTGGGTTTTACATATGTGGGCCTTGCAAAAGTTTGGTGAAAGTCCTTTGAACTGAATTGTTTTTGTTCATCCTTTTGCGCTATCGCTTTTTTTGTATCTACTGTACCGGTTTCTGCCATAATTTCAAAAAATTAAATTTTGTGTTTTATTACAGTACAAAAGTATTGTAACTTTGGACTACACAAAAGATACAGTTTTTATAAAAACAGATAGTCCAGATGTTAAGAGCTTGGAAATTAGAATTTGAGATAGATGCAAAGTCCGGTAAGGCTATATACCTGCAAATAGCCGATGCTGTGATTAGAGACATACA contains the following coding sequences:
- a CDS encoding dihydrodipicolinate synthase family protein — its product is MKKVPLKGVIAYPITPFDENEKVNIKLFKEQVEALVTSGSHGIAPLGSTGVLPYLSDAEKEAVTEAAIGQVAGRIPTLIGVSNLTTEKTIYHARFAEKAGADAIMILPMSYWKLTDDEIVKHYDRVASTVGIPIMAYNNPATGGIDMSPALLKRLLEIPNVTMIKESTGDIQRMHTLRREIGEDVAFYNGSNPLALAALAAGATGWCTAAPNLIPGLNLALYDAVQDNNMDNARKLFYQQVELLQFIVAKGLPRAIKAGLNILGREGGGLRSPLQPLALVELTELEAILGRVFHPAGLD
- a CDS encoding cupin domain-containing protein, whose amino-acid sequence is MAETGTVDTKKAIAQKDEQKQFSSKDFHQTFARPTYVKPTHMIHKNVENAGVHNQFSTERKHPVFFVDLPSKNVSMTIGGLLPGQMTNRHRHTYETVLYVIEGKGWTEIEDERIEWQAGDAVYIPSWAWHRHQNLSDSENAKYLACENAPQLQNLGVALREEEGRDS